In the Mytilus trossulus isolate FHL-02 chromosome 1, PNRI_Mtr1.1.1.hap1, whole genome shotgun sequence genome, one interval contains:
- the LOC134688053 gene encoding nuclear pore glycoprotein p62-like, translating into MFGGNNPPTGTTSFSSTTKPSGFSFGSPAVSSTPGGAGGGFSFGGAPQSTPSSGTPGFGFGGTTAPTPTSVPPPGYSFGGATQATAGFSAGGTTTQPAAGFSLGGATTQPAAGFSLGGATTQPTAGFSLGGATSQPSAGFSLGGATTQPAAGFSLSGAANQPAAGGFSLGGITTQTSAPGFSAAGSTVTHPSATNTAQPAGGLNLTRPTGQATAQPTGGFNLSSQPTVGLGGLTRPVQPSAVQPTSTSAPGLFGGGLKLGTAPASATTSSTQPANLGVAAGFSLSGATTSAAPSLGGVEKAKTATVGFSLPTTVAASSGTAAVPQKQMNYQQLEENINKWMQDLEKQEKEFLEQATHVNAWDRLLVENGEKITCLNSDMERVKVEQQKLDHELDFIKSQQRELEEMLNPLEKSVEEQPNISFQQHADLERENTYQLAENVDAQLKRMLQDLKEIIDHLNTSNASQDNTDPIFQITQILNSHMDSLQWIDQNSAVLKRHVEDISKQMESQRKQEEKNFRLVYQ; encoded by the exons ATGTTTGGAGGGAATAATCCGCCAACTGGAACAACTTCATTTTCATCAACTACAAAACCATCTG gTTTTTCATTTGGATCCCCTGCAGTCAGTAGTACACCAGGTGGAGCTGGAGGAGGGTTTAGTTTTGGAGGTGCACCACAGTCTACTCCCTCCTCAGGAACACCAGGATTTGGTTTTGGAGGAACCACAGCACCAACCCCTACATCTGTTCCACCACCCGGATATTCATTTGGTGGTGCTACCCAAGCTACAGCTGGTTTTTCAGCAGGAGGTACAACTACCCAACCAGCAGCTGGGTTTTCATTAGGTGGTGCAACTACCCAACCAGCAGCTGGTTTTTCACTTGGTGGTGCAACCACCCAACCAACAGCTGGGTTTTCATTAGGTGGTGCTACTAGCCAACCATCAGCTGGTTTTTCACTTGGTGGTGCAACTACCCAACCAGCAGCTGGGTTTTCATTAAGTGGTGCAGCTAACCAACCAGCAGCTGGTGGTTTCTCATTAGGTGGAATAACTACACAAACTTCAGCACCAGGGTTTTCAGCTGCAGGTTCAACAGTAACACATCCATCAG cAACAAATACAGCACAGCCAGCTGGTGGTTTAAACTTGACCAGACCAACAGGACAGGCCACAGCACAACCAACAGGTGGTTTTAATTTGTCATCACAGCCAACAGTTGGTCTTGGTGGTCTTACAAGACCTGTGCAGCCATCAGCAGTACAGCCAACATCTACATCAGCTCCAG GTTTATTTGGAGGAGGATTAAAATTAGGAACAGCACCAGCCTCTGCAACAACATCTAGTACACAACCAGCTAACTTGGGTGTAGCCGCAGGATTCTCCCTTAGTGGGGCTACTACTTCAGCTGCTCCATCATTGGGTGGGGTTGAAAAAGCAAAGACAGCTACAGTTGGATTTTCACTCCCTACAACAGTTGCTGCTAG CTCTGGTACAGCTGCAGTTCCACAGAAACAGATGAATTATCAGCAACTAgaagaaaatataaacaaatggaTGCAAGATCTTGAAAAACAGGAAAAAGAATTTTTAGAACAAGCAACTCATGTAAATGCCTGGGACAGATTACTGGTTGAGAATGGTGAAAAG ATTACCTGTTTGAATAGTGATATGGAGAGAGTGAAGGTAGAACAACAAAAGCTAGACCATGAGttagattttataaaatcaCAACAGAGAGAACTAGAGGAGATGTTAAATCCTTTAGAGAAATCTGTCGAGGAACAACCTAATATTAGCTTCCAACAACATGCAGACTTGGAGAGGGAAAACAC TTACCAGTTAGCAGAGAATGTTGATGCTCAGTTAAAGAGAATGTTACAAGATCTGAAAGAGATTATTGACCATCTGAACACGTCCAATGCTAGTCAAGATAATACTGATCCT ATATTCCAGATAACACAGATATTAAATTCACATATGGATTCATTACAATGGATAGATCAAAATTCAG ctGTATTGAAGAGACATGTTGAAGACATATCCAAACAGATGGAATCACAAAGAAAACAAGAAGAAAAGAACTTCCGTCTTGTGTATCAATGA
- the LOC134688085 gene encoding uncharacterized protein LOC134688085 isoform X2, which yields MFGLYEVVKCLTVKDSDSSEQSIVNNAWREAGEVNFLALVASTGDIILRYCCSGHDPVISHIPWPESRSIVCLCFDPTVSWLLVISEDVTVSIVPVLSLMDSTARVNRLWNLEDVTVLRFKKQQGIPSVVTWWHTLDDRQIAIIGMKNGNILLVDLSRRGIVHQFTIETRIHRLELVEDDQQMSTYLMITGQPLVQWKLLLECRTQELATPVDKEISDMGYDGLSGRSLPILSITQVTEETRGLFQPQRLDQFPRSVILQPQCAKGHHFITSHCSKESTFQVYDSNIDRSPLFAYKLPIGSDIVILTDKVLLAMTRLASGKKLYVIANQRAETSMDQTKDFNKESVLQQFDIPQNEHLLTIQKKSFPFYWHEKCEENMRQKYNQDIKLGLTSSGSWQPGLTMSHDIQLTNHTVLDGCIIITDSAVYEMKPRISPERLFLELTFYSESAQVENLGIGLGLDVNTLYEKSAEYLLQRGHVAQAIKFCKVVKSTSYKLVMYLAKYGYVADAISHLTLALSNKEISTADRKHVSNLYLHCMVYQLQDGNVETNQKTLINFLVTDFYYEEKQALELLAEHNLREALLELAMARGLVLEALEILVHKGQIVLEPCHISKLIEKGFAHHLIRASNGVLLDGLTPNSLVKLFCEKPILAFHNYTKLVPYIEDIETPVLEKLCEIFDPSQSYLGSHLGRQLLHSRTRRGSISSITSVSSEGDTYTEMETFPDISELIEFFFTLVLHLNKRLDSPTAEDLTMMKPKVIVKKARQPGTRLRRRKLKYQMKLVSCGAQHVGVVRNGDLYTWGRASHGRLGQGDLVPENPTLVPCRVDTLHQLQIKVISVSCGGEHTVALTHQGVYSWGSSLYGQVGVGTRHMYSRPMLVNVGHQCISVVCGLFHTLALTHDNQVYSWGWGVHGQLGHGDPEDQLTPKRIEALSDKQITSVSGGYCHTLALSSQGEIWVFGCGYFGQLGLGHTTKQSLPVKMEKIPHKVKLIATEYFHNVAVTIHNVVYNWGCHPYNLRLNAHAVRRARQAGTAVSDPVERFLAPEIVDTSFVHGRIVKASCGKSHTCLVTLDGDVYTWGRNMDGQIGNNSRQDVKTPSMVTSINDKQIIHISSGGEFNVAMDSEYSLWVWGKNEFGQLGLDPTDPGRRLRPSSNMKEQLLPTRCTALPSVKPSQSRHLMLSRSRSSSSDDELLLSDDEDFVPHIPDLQSDVGVKYSRCVVLTILEHLPSVCNCLKLLRTYVDHKDWLSAAYICLHQTNYSQALSFHLSALSHYKSSLDSRFTEVSKTVIQNYIRLCVDHKCSATEKEEVYRILLLQIMKFWEKHSLQTSELEDILQTHKDCFACSLCTTLFWMKTGESSIEITNEFRSSFSMRFKFKILETVIQAISDTEFERRHPALYQMLSSLTIKQNVSSISNLNPFNQLWHDVIQNLQKEHTNYIYITRGELDHLDENLHESRRSSSSEPNAVVFTCGHNYTRQTFMEEIMTKFEKEITHGHTKLEKCGSILMQYYQRPGMLCVACPKCVVNALHT from the exons gAGATATTATACTGAGATATTGTTGCAGTGGGCATGACCCTGTTATTAGTCATATTCCATGGCCAGAAAGTAGATCAATTGTATGCTTATGTTTTGATCCAACTGTATCGTGGCTACTTGTCATTTCTGAGGATGTAACAGTGTCTATTGTTCCAGTGTTATCACTGATG GACAGTACAGCCAGAGTAAACAGATTATGGAATCTTGAAGATGTAACAGTTCTTCGCTTTAAAAAACAGCAAG gtatACCATCTGTAGTGACTTGGTGGCATACACTGGATGATAGACAGATAGCAATAATAGGAATGAAG aatggaAACATACTGTTGGTTGATTTGTCAAGAAGGGGAATAGTTCATCAGTTTACCATAGAGACTAGAATTCATAGATTAGAATTGGTTGAAGATGATCAACAAATGTCTACTTATTTAATG ATTACAGGTCAGCCATTAGTTCAGTGGAAATTATTATTAGAATGTCGCACACAAGAACTAGCAACACCAGTAGATAAAGAAATATCAGATATGGGATACGATGGACTCAGTGGAAGAAGTCTACCAATACTGTCAATAACTCAAGTTACAG agGAAACCAGAGGCCTTTTCCAGCCCCAGAGATTAGACCAGTTTCCACGCTCTGTCATTCTACAACCACAATGTGCTAAAGGTCATCACTTTATAACCTCTCACTGCTCTAAAGAATCTACTTTTCAG GTTTATGACAGTAACATAGACAGATCACCTTTATTTGCTTACAAGTTACCTATTGGATCTGACATTGTAATATTGACAGATAAAGTTCTATTAGCCATGACTCGTCTTGCCAGTGGAAAGAAGCTCTATGTCATAGCCAATCAGAGAGCAGAAACCTCAATGGACCAAACAAAG GATTTCAACAAAGAGTCAGTTCTACAACAGTTTGATATACCACAAAATGAACATCTATTGACCATACAAAAGAAATCTTTTCCATTTTACTGGCATGAAAAATGTGAGGAGAATATGAGGCAGAAATACAATCAGGATATCAAACTTGGATTGACATCATCAGGGTCATGGCAACCAGGACTGACAATGTCACATGATATTCAACTGACCAATCATACTGTATTAGATGGTTGTATTATAATAACTGATTCTGCAGTGTATGAAATGAAACCAAG AATATCTCCTGAGCGTTTGTTTTTAGAACTGACATTTTACAGTGAGTCTGCACAAGTAGAAAACCTTGGAATAGGATTAGGACTTGATGTTAACACATTATATGAGAAATCAGCAGAATATTTACTACAAAGAGGTCATGTAGCCCAGGCTATTAAATTCTGTAAAGTTGTTAAG AGTACTTCATATAAACTAGTTATGTACCTTGCTAAATATGGCTATGTAGCTGATGCTATTTCACATTTAACATTGGCGCTCTCTAATAAGGAGATTAGTACAGCAGACAGGAAGCATGTGTCTAACCTGTATCTACATTGTATGGTATACCAGCTTCAAGATGGAAATGTGGAGACAAATCAGAAAACATTAAT AAATTTCCTTGTTACAGACTTTTACTATGAAGAAAAACAAGCATTAGAACTGTTAGCTGAACACAATCTTCGTGAAGCACTATTGGAGCTAGCTATG gcCAGAGGTTTGGTGTTAGAAGCATTAGAGATTTTGGTACATAAAGGTCAAATTGTTCTAGAACCATGTCATATAAGTAAACTAATAGAAAAAGGCTTTGCACATCACCTGATACGTGCTAGTAATG GTGTACTGTTAGATGGATTGACACCAAACAGCTTAGTGAAGTTATTCTGTGAGAAGCCCATTCTAGCCTTCCATAACTACACAAAACTGGTACCTTATATTGAAGATATAGAGACACCAGTTCTGGAGAAATTATGTGAAATATTTGATCCATCCCAGTCATACCTTGGATCTCATTTAGGTAGACAATTATTACATTCAAGGACAAG AAGAGGGAGTATCAGTTCAATTACATCAGTATCCAGTGAAGGGGATACTTATACTGAG ATGGAAACATTTCCTGACATTTCCGAGTTGATAGAATTTTTCTTCACATTGGTTTTACATCTGAATAAAAGATTGGATTCACCAACAGCTGAAGATCTAACAATGATGAAACCCAAGGTCATTGTCAAAAAA GCAAGACAGCCAGGGACAAGATTAAGAAGAAGAAAACTGAAATACCAGATGAAGTTAGTAAGTTGTGGAGCTCAACATGTAGGAGTTGTTAGGAATGGAGATTTATATACCTGGGGACGAGCTTCACATGGTCG TTTAGGACAGGGAGATCTAGTACCAGAGAATCCTACACTGGTTCCCTGCCGAGTTGACACACTACATCAGCTACAGATAAAGGTGATATCAGTGTCATGTGGTGGAGAACATACAGTAGCTTTAACTCATCAAGGA GTGTATTCGTGGGGTTCATCCTTGTATGGTCAAGTGGGAGTAGGGACTAGACACATGTACAGTCGTCCTATGCTTGTTAATGTAGGCCATCAGTGTATCAGTGTAGTCTGTGGATTATTCCATACTCTTGCTCTCACTCATGACAATCA AGTGTATAGTTGGGGTTGGGGAGTACATGGACAACTAGGTCACGGAGACCCAGAGGATCAATTGACACCAAAGAGAATAGAAGCTTTGTCAGATAAACAAATCACTTCTGTATCTGGTGGATATTGTCATACTTTAGCATTATCAAGTCAG GGTGAAATATGGGTTTTTGGTTGTGGTTATTTTGGTCAGTTGGGACTAGGTCACACCACCAAACAATCTTTACCAGTCAAGATGGAGAAGATACCGCATAAAGTTAAATTAATAGCTACTGAGTATTTCCATAAT gtagctgtAACTATCCACAATGTTGTATATAATTGGGGATGTCATCCATATAACCTCAGATTAAATGCTCATGCTGTACGTAGAGCCAGGCAAGCGGGTACAGCTGTCAGTGATCCAGTGGAGAGATTCCTTGCTCCAGAGATAGTAGATACCAGTTTTGTTCATGGTCGTATTGTAAAG GCCTCCTGTGGTAAATCTCACACTTGTTTAGTAACTTTAGATGGTGATGTCTACACATGGGGACGTAATATGGATGGACAGATTGGTAACAACTCCAGACAAGATGTT AAAACTCCCTCCATGGTAACAAGTATAAATGACAAACAGATTATTCACATATCTTCAGGAGGTGAATTTAATGTAGCCATGGACTCTGAATATTCTTTGTGGGTTTGGGGTAAAAATGAATTTGGACAG tTGGGTCTTGATCCAACTGATCCTGGTAGAAGGTTAAGACCAAGCAGTAACATGAAGGAACAGTTGCTACCTACACGCTGTACAGCTTTGCCATCAGTTAAACCTTCACAGTCAAGACATTTAATGCTatcaaggtcaaggtcatctaGTAGTGATGACGAATTACTG CTGAGTGATGATGAAGACTTTGTACCACATATACCAGACTTACAGTCAGATGTTGGTGTCAAGTACAGTCGGTGTGTTGTTTTGACTATTTTGGAG CATTTGCCAAGTGTATGTAATTGTTTAAAGTTACTGAGAACATATGTTGATCATAAGGACTGGTTAAGTGCAGCATATATTTGTCTCCATCAGACCAACTATTCACAG GCTTTATCGTTCCATCTATCTGCTTTATCTCACTATAAATCATCATTAGACAGTAGATTTACAGAGGTATCCAAGACTGTTATTCAGAACTATATCAG attATGTGTGGATCACAAGTGTTCTGcaacagaaaaagaagaagtTTACAGAATTTTGCTCTTACAG ATTATGAAGTTTTGGGAGAAACATTCCTTACAGACTTCTGAATTAGAAGATATTTTACAGACACATAAGGATTGTTTTGCATGTAGTTTATGTACAACTCTGTTTTG GATGAAAACAGGAGAATCATCTATAGAAATAACAAATGAGTTTAGATCATCTTTCTCAATGagattcaaattcaaaattctgGAGACAGTCATTCAAGCAATTTCTGACACAGAATTTGAAAGACGTCACCCAGCTTTATATCAGATGTTGAGTTCATTAACAATAAAACAGAATGTGTCCTCCATCTCTAACCTGAACCCATTCAATCAGCTATGGCATGATGTTATACAAAATCTTCAGAAAGAACATACAAATTATATCTACATAACAAGAGGGGAATTAGATCATCTTGATGAGAACTTACACGAGTCTCGTAGGAGTTCCTCATCAGAACCTAATGCTGTAGTATTTACATGTGGACATAACTATACCCGACAGACTTTTATGGAAGAAATTatgacaaaatttgaaaaagaaataacacaTGGCCATACAAAGCTGGAGAAGTGTGGTAGTATTTTGATGCAGTATTATCAGAGACCTGGGATGTTATGTGTAGCGTGTCCTAAATGTGTCGTTAATGCTTTACATACTTGA
- the LOC134688085 gene encoding uncharacterized protein LOC134688085 isoform X1, producing the protein MFGLYEVVKCLTVKDSDSSEQSIVNNAWREAGEVNFLALVASTGDIILRYCCSGHDPVISHIPWPESRSIVCLCFDPTVSWLLVISEDVTVSIVPVLSLMDSTARVNRLWNLEDVTVLRFKKQQGIPSVVTWWHTLDDRQIAIIGMKNGNILLVDLSRRGIVHQFTIETRIHRLELVEDDQQMSTYLMITGQPLVQWKLLLECRTQELATPVDKEISDMGYDGLSGRSLPILSITQVTEETRGLFQPQRLDQFPRSVILQPQCAKGHHFITSHCSKESTFQVYDSNIDRSPLFAYKLPIGSDIVILTDKVLLAMTRLASGKKLYVIANQRAETSMDQTKDFNKESVLQQFDIPQNEHLLTIQKKSFPFYWHEKCEENMRQKYNQDIKLGLTSSGSWQPGLTMSHDIQLTNHTVLDGCIIITDSAVYEMKPRISPERLFLELTFYSESAQVENLGIGLGLDVNTLYEKSAEYLLQRGHVAQAIKFCKVVKSTSYKLVMYLAKYGYVADAISHLTLALSNKEISTADRKHVSNLYLHCMVYQLQDGNVETNQKTLINFLVTDFYYEEKQALELLAEHNLREALLELAMARGLVLEALEILVHKGQIVLEPCHISKLIEKGFAHHLIRASNGVLLDGLTPNSLVKLFCEKPILAFHNYTKLVPYIEDIETPVLEKLCEIFDPSQSYLGSHLGRQLLHSRTRRGSISSITSVSSEGDTYTEQMETFPDISELIEFFFTLVLHLNKRLDSPTAEDLTMMKPKVIVKKARQPGTRLRRRKLKYQMKLVSCGAQHVGVVRNGDLYTWGRASHGRLGQGDLVPENPTLVPCRVDTLHQLQIKVISVSCGGEHTVALTHQGVYSWGSSLYGQVGVGTRHMYSRPMLVNVGHQCISVVCGLFHTLALTHDNQVYSWGWGVHGQLGHGDPEDQLTPKRIEALSDKQITSVSGGYCHTLALSSQGEIWVFGCGYFGQLGLGHTTKQSLPVKMEKIPHKVKLIATEYFHNVAVTIHNVVYNWGCHPYNLRLNAHAVRRARQAGTAVSDPVERFLAPEIVDTSFVHGRIVKASCGKSHTCLVTLDGDVYTWGRNMDGQIGNNSRQDVKTPSMVTSINDKQIIHISSGGEFNVAMDSEYSLWVWGKNEFGQLGLDPTDPGRRLRPSSNMKEQLLPTRCTALPSVKPSQSRHLMLSRSRSSSSDDELLLSDDEDFVPHIPDLQSDVGVKYSRCVVLTILEHLPSVCNCLKLLRTYVDHKDWLSAAYICLHQTNYSQALSFHLSALSHYKSSLDSRFTEVSKTVIQNYIRLCVDHKCSATEKEEVYRILLLQIMKFWEKHSLQTSELEDILQTHKDCFACSLCTTLFWMKTGESSIEITNEFRSSFSMRFKFKILETVIQAISDTEFERRHPALYQMLSSLTIKQNVSSISNLNPFNQLWHDVIQNLQKEHTNYIYITRGELDHLDENLHESRRSSSSEPNAVVFTCGHNYTRQTFMEEIMTKFEKEITHGHTKLEKCGSILMQYYQRPGMLCVACPKCVVNALHT; encoded by the exons gAGATATTATACTGAGATATTGTTGCAGTGGGCATGACCCTGTTATTAGTCATATTCCATGGCCAGAAAGTAGATCAATTGTATGCTTATGTTTTGATCCAACTGTATCGTGGCTACTTGTCATTTCTGAGGATGTAACAGTGTCTATTGTTCCAGTGTTATCACTGATG GACAGTACAGCCAGAGTAAACAGATTATGGAATCTTGAAGATGTAACAGTTCTTCGCTTTAAAAAACAGCAAG gtatACCATCTGTAGTGACTTGGTGGCATACACTGGATGATAGACAGATAGCAATAATAGGAATGAAG aatggaAACATACTGTTGGTTGATTTGTCAAGAAGGGGAATAGTTCATCAGTTTACCATAGAGACTAGAATTCATAGATTAGAATTGGTTGAAGATGATCAACAAATGTCTACTTATTTAATG ATTACAGGTCAGCCATTAGTTCAGTGGAAATTATTATTAGAATGTCGCACACAAGAACTAGCAACACCAGTAGATAAAGAAATATCAGATATGGGATACGATGGACTCAGTGGAAGAAGTCTACCAATACTGTCAATAACTCAAGTTACAG agGAAACCAGAGGCCTTTTCCAGCCCCAGAGATTAGACCAGTTTCCACGCTCTGTCATTCTACAACCACAATGTGCTAAAGGTCATCACTTTATAACCTCTCACTGCTCTAAAGAATCTACTTTTCAG GTTTATGACAGTAACATAGACAGATCACCTTTATTTGCTTACAAGTTACCTATTGGATCTGACATTGTAATATTGACAGATAAAGTTCTATTAGCCATGACTCGTCTTGCCAGTGGAAAGAAGCTCTATGTCATAGCCAATCAGAGAGCAGAAACCTCAATGGACCAAACAAAG GATTTCAACAAAGAGTCAGTTCTACAACAGTTTGATATACCACAAAATGAACATCTATTGACCATACAAAAGAAATCTTTTCCATTTTACTGGCATGAAAAATGTGAGGAGAATATGAGGCAGAAATACAATCAGGATATCAAACTTGGATTGACATCATCAGGGTCATGGCAACCAGGACTGACAATGTCACATGATATTCAACTGACCAATCATACTGTATTAGATGGTTGTATTATAATAACTGATTCTGCAGTGTATGAAATGAAACCAAG AATATCTCCTGAGCGTTTGTTTTTAGAACTGACATTTTACAGTGAGTCTGCACAAGTAGAAAACCTTGGAATAGGATTAGGACTTGATGTTAACACATTATATGAGAAATCAGCAGAATATTTACTACAAAGAGGTCATGTAGCCCAGGCTATTAAATTCTGTAAAGTTGTTAAG AGTACTTCATATAAACTAGTTATGTACCTTGCTAAATATGGCTATGTAGCTGATGCTATTTCACATTTAACATTGGCGCTCTCTAATAAGGAGATTAGTACAGCAGACAGGAAGCATGTGTCTAACCTGTATCTACATTGTATGGTATACCAGCTTCAAGATGGAAATGTGGAGACAAATCAGAAAACATTAAT AAATTTCCTTGTTACAGACTTTTACTATGAAGAAAAACAAGCATTAGAACTGTTAGCTGAACACAATCTTCGTGAAGCACTATTGGAGCTAGCTATG gcCAGAGGTTTGGTGTTAGAAGCATTAGAGATTTTGGTACATAAAGGTCAAATTGTTCTAGAACCATGTCATATAAGTAAACTAATAGAAAAAGGCTTTGCACATCACCTGATACGTGCTAGTAATG GTGTACTGTTAGATGGATTGACACCAAACAGCTTAGTGAAGTTATTCTGTGAGAAGCCCATTCTAGCCTTCCATAACTACACAAAACTGGTACCTTATATTGAAGATATAGAGACACCAGTTCTGGAGAAATTATGTGAAATATTTGATCCATCCCAGTCATACCTTGGATCTCATTTAGGTAGACAATTATTACATTCAAGGACAAG AAGAGGGAGTATCAGTTCAATTACATCAGTATCCAGTGAAGGGGATACTTATACTGAG CAGATGGAAACATTTCCTGACATTTCCGAGTTGATAGAATTTTTCTTCACATTGGTTTTACATCTGAATAAAAGATTGGATTCACCAACAGCTGAAGATCTAACAATGATGAAACCCAAGGTCATTGTCAAAAAA GCAAGACAGCCAGGGACAAGATTAAGAAGAAGAAAACTGAAATACCAGATGAAGTTAGTAAGTTGTGGAGCTCAACATGTAGGAGTTGTTAGGAATGGAGATTTATATACCTGGGGACGAGCTTCACATGGTCG TTTAGGACAGGGAGATCTAGTACCAGAGAATCCTACACTGGTTCCCTGCCGAGTTGACACACTACATCAGCTACAGATAAAGGTGATATCAGTGTCATGTGGTGGAGAACATACAGTAGCTTTAACTCATCAAGGA GTGTATTCGTGGGGTTCATCCTTGTATGGTCAAGTGGGAGTAGGGACTAGACACATGTACAGTCGTCCTATGCTTGTTAATGTAGGCCATCAGTGTATCAGTGTAGTCTGTGGATTATTCCATACTCTTGCTCTCACTCATGACAATCA AGTGTATAGTTGGGGTTGGGGAGTACATGGACAACTAGGTCACGGAGACCCAGAGGATCAATTGACACCAAAGAGAATAGAAGCTTTGTCAGATAAACAAATCACTTCTGTATCTGGTGGATATTGTCATACTTTAGCATTATCAAGTCAG GGTGAAATATGGGTTTTTGGTTGTGGTTATTTTGGTCAGTTGGGACTAGGTCACACCACCAAACAATCTTTACCAGTCAAGATGGAGAAGATACCGCATAAAGTTAAATTAATAGCTACTGAGTATTTCCATAAT gtagctgtAACTATCCACAATGTTGTATATAATTGGGGATGTCATCCATATAACCTCAGATTAAATGCTCATGCTGTACGTAGAGCCAGGCAAGCGGGTACAGCTGTCAGTGATCCAGTGGAGAGATTCCTTGCTCCAGAGATAGTAGATACCAGTTTTGTTCATGGTCGTATTGTAAAG GCCTCCTGTGGTAAATCTCACACTTGTTTAGTAACTTTAGATGGTGATGTCTACACATGGGGACGTAATATGGATGGACAGATTGGTAACAACTCCAGACAAGATGTT AAAACTCCCTCCATGGTAACAAGTATAAATGACAAACAGATTATTCACATATCTTCAGGAGGTGAATTTAATGTAGCCATGGACTCTGAATATTCTTTGTGGGTTTGGGGTAAAAATGAATTTGGACAG tTGGGTCTTGATCCAACTGATCCTGGTAGAAGGTTAAGACCAAGCAGTAACATGAAGGAACAGTTGCTACCTACACGCTGTACAGCTTTGCCATCAGTTAAACCTTCACAGTCAAGACATTTAATGCTatcaaggtcaaggtcatctaGTAGTGATGACGAATTACTG CTGAGTGATGATGAAGACTTTGTACCACATATACCAGACTTACAGTCAGATGTTGGTGTCAAGTACAGTCGGTGTGTTGTTTTGACTATTTTGGAG CATTTGCCAAGTGTATGTAATTGTTTAAAGTTACTGAGAACATATGTTGATCATAAGGACTGGTTAAGTGCAGCATATATTTGTCTCCATCAGACCAACTATTCACAG GCTTTATCGTTCCATCTATCTGCTTTATCTCACTATAAATCATCATTAGACAGTAGATTTACAGAGGTATCCAAGACTGTTATTCAGAACTATATCAG attATGTGTGGATCACAAGTGTTCTGcaacagaaaaagaagaagtTTACAGAATTTTGCTCTTACAG ATTATGAAGTTTTGGGAGAAACATTCCTTACAGACTTCTGAATTAGAAGATATTTTACAGACACATAAGGATTGTTTTGCATGTAGTTTATGTACAACTCTGTTTTG GATGAAAACAGGAGAATCATCTATAGAAATAACAAATGAGTTTAGATCATCTTTCTCAATGagattcaaattcaaaattctgGAGACAGTCATTCAAGCAATTTCTGACACAGAATTTGAAAGACGTCACCCAGCTTTATATCAGATGTTGAGTTCATTAACAATAAAACAGAATGTGTCCTCCATCTCTAACCTGAACCCATTCAATCAGCTATGGCATGATGTTATACAAAATCTTCAGAAAGAACATACAAATTATATCTACATAACAAGAGGGGAATTAGATCATCTTGATGAGAACTTACACGAGTCTCGTAGGAGTTCCTCATCAGAACCTAATGCTGTAGTATTTACATGTGGACATAACTATACCCGACAGACTTTTATGGAAGAAATTatgacaaaatttgaaaaagaaataacacaTGGCCATACAAAGCTGGAGAAGTGTGGTAGTATTTTGATGCAGTATTATCAGAGACCTGGGATGTTATGTGTAGCGTGTCCTAAATGTGTCGTTAATGCTTTACATACTTGA